The following nucleotide sequence is from cyanobacterium endosymbiont of Braarudosphaera bigelowii.
AGCAATTAAGATAGAAACTATTGAACTAGTGCTCCATAAAGATAGCTTTAGTATAACTATGTTATTTTAATATTTTTATTAAAATAATACGCATTTTTCAGATATAAGAAGAAGACATTAATCTCAAAATATTATTAAAAAATAATAATATTACCAAAATACTTCATGGTAGGAATAAGTTTTTTAATGTTGTACATTTGAATCAGAATATAAAGACAATTTATTGTTTGTATAAAAATAGCCAGTAAGCTATGATAGTTGACTAAAATTCTTACAGTTCTGATTTAGAAAATAATTTTAACTTATTAGAAATATAACTAATTTATGTGACTAGTCATATAAATTATTTGATTGAAATAAAATAATGCTTAATTGTTATGCTAAGAAAATAACATAGATAAAAACTAGTTGAGAAATGTATAAATTGTATCTGAACATTTACATTATTATATTTAATATGTTTTCTAAATTAATATTTGCTTGAGACTATACTTTTATCTAGAAATATAATAATTAAGCAACATATTGTTTTTTAGTACTTCTCTTTCAAAGATATACAATTTTGAGATACTTGAATAGTGATAAACATATATATAAAATTTGATTACTCTTAGATACAATAAATATGTTAAAAACTTAAGTAGTATATCCAAATGAGGCAAATCTTTGCGTGGTTTATCAGTGGCTTAACAACAGTTTTCATAGTTGTTGCACCTTGCTGGGGTCTAAATAAATCAGTAAGAAAATTAGGGATTTATGCTGATTATTTACATAAAAAACCATATAATTTAACTGGGCAAAAAATTGCTATCGGGCAGGTAGAAATTGGACGACCAGGAAGATTTGGTTTTGATAAAATTGTGGCTTGGAATCCTAATTTTCAATTAGCAGGGATTTATTATCAAAATAAAGCTGTTAAAGCAAATAGTAATTTAGATAATCATGCTGCAATGGTTGCAGCTGTAATGATAAGTAAAGATAAAAAACTACGCGGAGTTGCCCCTAATGCAAAGTTGTATGCTTCAGCCGTAGGGGCCTTGAAAGGCAGTGGTCAGCCTCAAGAATGCCTCACCAGTCAACATATAGCGCAACAAAACGGGGGAGATTTAAGGGCGATTAATTTTAGTTTTGGCGAATCTTTGGAACAAGATCATCATAAAGATTACAAATTAGATGGTAGTTCTCTCTTAACACAATGTATCGATTGGTCATCACGGGTACATGACACATTATATGTAATTGCTGGTAATCAGGGCCAGGGAGGAATTCCTATTCCGACAGATCACTACAATGGTATTACTACTGCTTATACAACTAAACAAAAAGGTGTCTATACAAAAATTGATTTTACTAACTTAAGTGCTCTTCCTGTAGGTATTGGACGTAGCTTGATCAAAAAGGAAATTAACTTTGGTAAAAGAAGAGCTATTAATTTATTAGCTCCAGGAGGAAAGGTTTCAATTTACGATCTTTCAGGTATTATTCAAAAAGTTAGTGGGACTAGTTTTGCAGCACCTCATATTACTGGATCTATCGCTTTATTACAAGAATTTGGTGATCGCCAATTAAAATATAAAAAATCTAATTGGAGTTTAGATTCTCGTCGTCATGAAGTTAGTAAGGCTGTGTTATTAAATTCTGCAGATAAACTACAAGATAATGGTAATGGCTATTTATTAAATATGACGAGAACTATATTAAGTAAATCACACTACAGTTGGTTACAATCTGAAGCTTATCATAATCCTGAAATTCCTGTTGATATACAAATGGGTATAGGGCAGCTCAACGTTTTACGGGCTTACCAACAATTTAGTGCTGGACAGTGGAAGCCAAATAATCTTGTACCACCTATAGGATGGGATTATGGTAATGTTACCCAAAATAATAGCCAGGATTATAGTATTTCAAAACCTTTACATAGCAATACTTATATCTCTATTACTCTAGTATGGGATCGCTTGACAGAACTGAATGATAAGAATGCAAACCAAAAATATGATTTAGGAGAAAGCTTTAATAATCGCGGATTAAACAATCTTGATATTTTTTTAATGCCTACAAAAACTAATAATATATCTCAAAGTGTTTGTGCTTCTATTAGCCGGGTTGATAATTTAGAACATATTTTTTGTACTATTCCAAAAACAGATCACTACAAAATACGAGTACAGTATACAAATCAAGTTAATAAGCCACATCAATCATATGCTTTAGCTTGGTGGAGTGTATCGAATTAAAAAATGATTATATAGCTAATATTTAGATCTCAAAAACTATAAGAACACTATTGATTATAAGAATAACTAATTTATCATAATTAATTATTTTAATTATGATAAATTAGTTATTATCGACTATGAGTAAGAGAGATAATCCTTGGCAAGAATACGTATTCGTCAACACGTCAATCCATTAAGCATAAAATATAAAAAAAATATATTTCTACCCAGCTGGGATGAAATATATATTAATACGAATAACCCTCTACATTTGGACATAGGATGTGCAAGAGGTAAGTTTTTATTGAAAATGGCCCTTCTTTACCCAGATATTAATTTTTTAGGAATAGAAATTCGAGAATCCTTAGTTATAGAAGCTAATGAAAACTGTAATCGTCTTAAACTGTCTAACTTATACTTTTTGTTTTGTAATATCAATACGCATATTGAGCCGCTATTACAATCTTTTCAGCCAGGAATATTAAATTGTGTTAGTATTCAATTTCCTGATCCTTGGTTTAAGCGTAGCCATCAAAAAAGACGAGTGGCGCAAGCTGATTTAGTATGTACAGTTAGTAATAACTTAAGTAAAAATGGATATATTTTTCTACAATCAGATATTCAATCAATAACTAGGGAAATGGAAGGAGAGTTTATGAAAAATTCAGCTTTGTATGAGCATTACGAAAGAACTGGTTTGACAGCTAATTACTTCACTATTTTAACAGAGAGAGAAGCCGCAACACTGAATAAAAGTAAATCAGTTTATAGAACTCTATTACAACCAGCACATAACTATAATTAAAAAGGTAAGATACTAAATATTATTTTTTACACTAATAAAAGTAATATTTATCTATAAGTTAAAGATATAGTAACTCTATCTCTTTATTATTAAGCTGGTTAAAAATAGCGAATCTAGTTTATAGTATCTAAGGATATTGATATTTAATAATATTTCATCGTAAAGACTAAAATAGTGCAAGTGGATAAAGATAAATACATCTCCAAACTTTCAAAAGCTGAACAACTAGAAATAGAGCAAAAAAAGAATGTTATTCTTCTAGTAGAAAATCTAATGGAACGAGAAGAAATAACAATTAAAATGATAATTGACTGCCTCTATGATGTTGGCTCTGTAAATTTTGTTGACAAAAAATTTAGATTGCCTTCTGCAAATAAAATACTAAAAGTTATAGCTAGGCTGTCTAAGCCTAGCTTCAGAACCATAGCTTTTTATTGGGGTAAGAAAATAGCACCTGAATTAATTACTGATTGGTTACTACAAAAAATAAAATTTTAAATCTTAATTATGAATATCTTTTATCCAATTCATAATGATACTAAAAATATTTAAGAATTCTTAGGTTGTAGGGTATGTAATATTTATACATATATAATTATATTAAAAGAATGATTTTTAAAGAAGATAATATAATGAATAATTAAATTTTATTTTGATAAAGTAAGAGACTTCTAATTTTATTTAATTTTTTGTAAATATCTTATAAGATATATAAGCTACTCGACATCTCTTAACTAAGATATCTAGTTATAGCACTGTACTAGAACTCTAAAAAAATGAATTCTATTCTTTCTTTGTTTGCACTTACTTTTATACTTACTAGCAAAAGTTTAACACTGTTGGGTAAAGATATTAGAATCCAGAAACAGTTTGAAATATTAACTTCTATAACTGAAAATTCAACTAGCGTAATTGCCTCTAGAAAAGATGAATTTATGGCTAGTCATATTATTCTTAACCTAAAAGAACGTCATATCTATGTTTATCAAAATAGCGAAGTTATAGCAAATTATAAAGTAGCTATTGGTAAAGAAGGATGGGAAACCCCCAAGGGTAATTTTTCTGTAATGCAAATGGTAGAGAATCCTCAATGGAAAAATCCATGGAATGGAAGGATTAGTGCTGCTGGTCCCAATAGTCCTTTAGGAGAACGATGGATAGCTTTTAGTCGACAAGATGGCAAATACGTTGGATTTCATGGAACTTCAGGAGAACATTCTATGGGAAAAGCTGTTTCTCATGGATGTGTAAGAATGAGAAACAAAGATGTTAAAGAATTATATGGACTTGTGGGCCTAGGAGTACCTGTTGTTGTTCAATAAAATTATATTTAGTATCTAGTTATAGACTTAGATGCTAAACAATAACTTTATATTAATATTTTTATGACAAGCTCCGTAAAATCTCCTTATACAAAAGAACAAATTTCTATCTGGTTAAGAGGTTTATTGACTATTGCTTGGTGTGATGGACGGTATGATCCTCGAGAAAAAAAAATAATTGCAGATTTGACACAAAATTTAGCTGTTAATCATCTTGATAAAATATCTTATGGGTCTTTTGATAAATCAGTTACGATACAAGAGTTATCAACATCTTTTGGATATAATTCTAATGTTGGAGAAAATTTTTTAAGAACAGCTGTAATTGTTGCTATTGCTGATGGTATTTATTCTAGAATTGAAGCAGATTTATTAAATGAATATAGTAGAGCCTTAGGTTTAAAAATTGATGCTTTGGAATATTTAAAATATACTTTGTGCGAGTTTAAGATTAGTAATGTAAATTTATTACATACTCAGGATGCAAGTATAAGTTCTAGGAATAGTGTTTTGAAGCCTAATGTCCTACAACCTGTTAAAAATTGGTTAGATGAGTTTA
It contains:
- a CDS encoding Mo-dependent nitrogenase C-terminal domain-containing protein; this translates as MTSSVKSPYTKEQISIWLRGLLTIAWCDGRYDPREKKIIADLTQNLAVNHLDKISYGSFDKSVTIQELSTSFGYNSNVGENFLRTAVIVAIADGIYSRIEADLLNEYSRALGLKIDALEYLKYTLCEFKISNVNLLHTQDASISSRNSVLKPNVLQPVKNWLDEFNFKDPRLARFICKMIPSQCPFEKDVKLFSHKVIYIPPLCKLNPLYEQLVRLRFRALCYLVNECQEDVSSFT
- a CDS encoding S8 family serine peptidase, which produces MRQIFAWFISGLTTVFIVVAPCWGLNKSVRKLGIYADYLHKKPYNLTGQKIAIGQVEIGRPGRFGFDKIVAWNPNFQLAGIYYQNKAVKANSNLDNHAAMVAAVMISKDKKLRGVAPNAKLYASAVGALKGSGQPQECLTSQHIAQQNGGDLRAINFSFGESLEQDHHKDYKLDGSSLLTQCIDWSSRVHDTLYVIAGNQGQGGIPIPTDHYNGITTAYTTKQKGVYTKIDFTNLSALPVGIGRSLIKKEINFGKRRAINLLAPGGKVSIYDLSGIIQKVSGTSFAAPHITGSIALLQEFGDRQLKYKKSNWSLDSRRHEVSKAVLLNSADKLQDNGNGYLLNMTRTILSKSHYSWLQSEAYHNPEIPVDIQMGIGQLNVLRAYQQFSAGQWKPNNLVPPIGWDYGNVTQNNSQDYSISKPLHSNTYISITLVWDRLTELNDKNANQKYDLGESFNNRGLNNLDIFLMPTKTNNISQSVCASISRVDNLEHIFCTIPKTDHYKIRVQYTNQVNKPHQSYALAWWSVSN
- a CDS encoding L,D-transpeptidase, translated to MNSILSLFALTFILTSKSLTLLGKDIRIQKQFEILTSITENSTSVIASRKDEFMASHIILNLKERHIYVYQNSEVIANYKVAIGKEGWETPKGNFSVMQMVENPQWKNPWNGRISAAGPNSPLGERWIAFSRQDGKYVGFHGTSGEHSMGKAVSHGCVRMRNKDVKELYGLVGLGVPVVVQ
- the trmB gene encoding tRNA (guanosine(46)-N7)-methyltransferase TrmB; the encoded protein is MARIRIRQHVNPLSIKYKKNIFLPSWDEIYINTNNPLHLDIGCARGKFLLKMALLYPDINFLGIEIRESLVIEANENCNRLKLSNLYFLFCNINTHIEPLLQSFQPGILNCVSIQFPDPWFKRSHQKRRVAQADLVCTVSNNLSKNGYIFLQSDIQSITREMEGEFMKNSALYEHYERTGLTANYFTILTEREAATLNKSKSVYRTLLQPAHNYN